A single window of Aspergillus oryzae RIB40 DNA, chromosome 8 DNA harbors:
- a CDS encoding SDR family NAD(P)-dependent oxidoreductase (predicted protein) — protein MSLNASNLFSVHGIVAIITGGGTGLGRTIALALDTNNAEKVFIIGRREQPLHETAAQATNQSIIPIVADITSQESLENAYHAVAAQTSHIDLLFANSGTDGPSAHLPPKPDGSPPTLAEFRDHHWGHQMTDFSETLNVNVTGTHYTILAFLPLLDEANKRRPPQDSNELASPHPQVIVTSSVSAMMNRPASLAYSFSKAALLHLVEVFAAQLAPYRIRVNGVAPGLFYSDLSKHLFDKSGVSGRGISEGSFTTELNPLTRAGSDEDIAGTILWMASRSGGYLNGDTIVLDGGRTAVVR, from the exons ATGTCCCTGAATGCGTCTAATCTTTTCTCCGTTCACGgcatcgtcgccatcatTACAGGCGGCGGAACAG GCCTCGGGCGGACCATTGCCCTTGCCCTAGATACCAACAACGCCGAGAAAGTTTTTATCATCGGGCGTCGTGAGCAACCACTTCATGAAACAGCCGCTCAAGCGACGAACCAGTCCATCATTCCCATTGTCGCAGACATCACCTCGCAGGAATCTCTAGAGAATGCGTACCACGCCGTAGCGGCTCAGACTTCGCACATCGACCTTCTATTTGCCAATAGCGGCACCGACGGTCCATCCGCCCATTTACCGCCCAAACCAGATGGCTCACCACCAACCCTGGCTGAATTCCGCGACCATCACTGGGGTCATCAAATGACCGACTTTTCAGAGACCCTGAACGTCAACGTGACCGGCACACACTACACCATTCTGGCATTTCTGCCACTGTTAGACGAGGCGAACAAGCGCCGTCCACCACAGGATTCTAATGAGCTTGCGTCACCACATCCGCAAGTCATTGTGACCAGCTCCGTATCAGCAATGATGAACCGTCCAGCGAGTCTAGCATACTCATTCTCGAAGGCCGCTTTACTGCATCTAGTCGAGGTGTTTGCGGCTCAACTCGCGCCGTACCGGATCCGTGTCAATGGTGTTGCCCCAGGTCTATTCTATAGTGACCTCTCGAAACATCTATTTGATAAAAGTGGCGTGTCAGGACGTGGGATCTCCGAGGGGTCCTTTACGACTGAGCTTAACCCTCTCACCCGAGCGGGCAGcgatgaggatattgccgGTACGATACTGTGGATGGCGAGTCGGTCAGGGGGATACCTGAATGGGGACACAATCGTGCTCGACGGTGGCCGAACAGCGGTTGTCAGATAG